The following proteins are co-located in the Camelina sativa cultivar DH55 chromosome 12, Cs, whole genome shotgun sequence genome:
- the LOC104734020 gene encoding uncharacterized protein LOC104734020, whose product MEVITCLDCKKQTDVVIDYQSGDTICTECGLILDSHYIVDYFDRNISHMTSPIRTKLKVGTNGLRNPNPNLVDKASSTSYRISSPSCSSHKDLLEDHHTRLIEELMLVRFDCLVVYLRLMYDYKSMQHLPIIRFSMIYHVVFEADIEDVSVAAEVASPEDQLKLTLYLKFVQQQKQNLLCFSIDLEFFASGCLLNDEIAHVLEKFASVTTKL is encoded by the exons ATGGAGGTAATTACTTGCTTGGACTGCAAGAAACAAACCGATGTAGTGATCGACTATCAATCCGGGGATACAATCTGCACAGAATGTGGTCTCATCCTCGATTCCCATTACATTGTCGACTATTTTGACC GAAATATCTCACATATGACCTCTCCCATCAGGACCAAACTTAAGGTGGGCACGAACGGTCTCAggaaccctaaccctaatctCGTTGACAAAGCCTCCTCCACAAGCTACAGGATCTCATCACCGTCTTGCTCCAGTCATAAAGATCTGCTAGAAGACCATCACACGAGGTTGATTGAGGAGCTAA TGCTCGTGAGATTTGATTGCCTTGTAGTTTACTTGCGGTTGATGTATGATTACAAGAGCATGCAGCATCTCCCAATTATCAGGTTTTCAATGATCTACCATGTCGTCTTTGAAGCCGATATTGAAG ACGTCTCAGTGGCTGCGGAAGTCGCGAGCCCTGAGGATCAGCTAAAACTTACCTTGTATCTTAAG TTCGTACAGCAGCAGAAGCAAAATCTGCTATGTTTTAGTATCGATCTTGAATTTTTTGCATCTGGGTGTTTATTAAACGATGAGATAGCTCATGTTCTTGAGAAATTCGCTAGTGTTACTACCAAGCTTTAG